The Ciconia boyciana chromosome 32, ASM3463844v1, whole genome shotgun sequence genome includes a window with the following:
- the NAA38 gene encoding N-alpha-acetyltransferase 38, NatC auxiliary subunit has translation MAEPPGEPGGGRGRGPAEPGGGGGPQPRGRRRLEALLNRSLRIRMSDGRTLVGAFLCTDRDANVILGSAQEFLKASDSFPGSEPRVLGLAMVPGHHIVSIEVERDGAGPPYP, from the exons ATGGCGGAACCgccgggggagccgggcggcgggcgggggcggggcccggcg gagcccggcggcgggggggggccgcagccccgggggcggcggcggctggaGGCGCTGCTGAACCGCAGCCTGCGGATCCGGATGTCGGACGGGCGGACGCTGGTGGGAGCCTTCCTCTGCACCGACCGCGACGCCAACGTCATCCTCGGCTCGGCCCAGGAGTTCCTCAAGGCCTCGG ACTCGTTCCCCGGCAGCGAGCCGCGGGTGCTGGGCCTGGCCATGGTCCCCGGCCACCACATCGTCTCCATCGAGGTGGAGCGGGACGGCGCCGGCCCCCCCTACCCCTGA